One Littorina saxatilis isolate snail1 linkage group LG1, US_GU_Lsax_2.0, whole genome shotgun sequence genomic window carries:
- the LOC138976742 gene encoding pancreatic lipase-related protein 2-like, whose translation MLLLMFCAMALSHGYLCHAWLLGDRACFKTMLPEYQCYSIKSPYTNTLLHYPLSPTKQNIVFKLFTKNNPTTAQILKAQDKSSVTASNVDIGGKVAFVIHGFSSSTEEDWVTHLVKELLQKVPNVIAVDWRKGAKGPNYFQAAANTRVVGAQIATLIKTLGVDPANVHLIGHSLGAHVAGYAGEKFLSKKIARITGLDPAAPQFQSYNNRVKLDPSDATFVDVIHTDAEPLLKGGLGFLKRLGHVDFYPNGGHDMPGCNPDAVVLSNFFAIKDITKDISCSHLLAQEYFIASINDKEFLAYPCASLADYRKERCTSCGSGCNHMGYNATTSPSGMFVLDTGAKYPF comes from the exons CCTGGCTTTTGGGGGACAGAGCTTGCTTCAAGACCATGCTCCCAGAATATCAATGCTACAGTATCAAGAGCCCCTACACCAACACGCTCCTTCATTATCCCCTGTCTCCTACGAAGCAGAACATTGTTTTCAAGTTGTTCACCAAAAACAACCCAACTACGGCGCAAATATTGAAAGCGCAGGACAAAAGTTCCGTCACTGCCTCCAACGTTGACATAGGTGGAAAG GTGGCATTCGTAATCCACGGCTTCAGTAGCTCTACTGAGGAGGACTGGGTTACTCACTTGGTGAAAGAGTTGTTGCAAAAG GTTCCAAACGTAATCGCAGTCGACTGGCGAAAAGGAGCGAAGGGTCCCAACTATTTCCAGGCCGCTGCCAACACCCGGGTGGTCGGGGCTCAGATAGCCACCCTCATCAAGACACTCGGGGTAGATCCGGCCAATGTCCATCTCATTGGTCACTCGCTGGGCGCTCACGTGGCTGGCTATGCTGGGGAGAAGTTCCTGTCCAAAAAGATTGCGAGGATCACAG GTCTCGATCCGGCCGCACCGCAGTTTCAGAGCTACAACAATCGTGTCAAGCTAGACCCTAGTGACGCAACATTTGTTGACGTTATACATACTGACGCTGAACCCCTCTTGAAAGGAG GTCTGGGTTTTTTAAAGAGATTGGGTCACGTTGACTTCTACCCTAATGGCGGACATGATATGCCCGGATGTAACCCAGACGCTGTAGTTTTGTCCAATTTCTTTGCAATTAAAG ATATTACGAAGGATATTTCATGCAGCCACTTGCTCGCACAGGAATATTTCATTGCTAGCATCAACGACAAAGAGTTTCTCGCCTACCCCTGCGCCTCCTTGGCAGACTACCGAAAAGAACGGTGTACTTCCTGCGGAAGCGGATGTAACCACATGGGATATAATGCCACAACATCACCCTCGGGGATGTTCGTCCTTGACACTGGAGCTAAATATCCGTTTTAG